The sequence below is a genomic window from Paenibacillus sp..
TGTCGATCGCGACGGCGCCGATCCCGATGCTGTTCGCGATCATGGTGTCCGAAGTGAAAAGCGAGTGGTTCAAGCGGCTCGTGCAGACGACCTCGACGCTGCCGCACTACATTAGCTGGATCATCGTATACTCGCTGGCGTTCGCCATGTTCAGCACCGAGGGGGCGGTCAATTCGATCCTCTTCAAGCTCGGCCTCAGCGACACGCCGGTTAACGTGTTAGGCAATTACGACCGCGTATGGACCGTCCAGACGCTGCTCCTGCTGTGGAAAGGCGTCGGCTGGAGCGCCATTATCTATTTGGCCGCCATCGTCAGCATCGACAGCGAGCAGTACGACGCGGCGAAGGTCGACGGCGCGGGGAGGCTGCGCACGATTTGGCATATTACGATTCCGAGCATCATGCCGACGTTCATCGTGCTGCTGCTGCTCTCGATCAGCAATCTGCTGTCCGCCGGCTTCGAGCAATATCTCGTCTTTACGAACGTCATCATCGCGGACCGCATCGAGGTGCTCGATCTGTACGTGTACCGTCTCGGTCTCGTCACCGGCGATTACTCTTACTCCACGGCCGTCGGCATTTTCAAATCGGTCATCAGCGTGATCTTGCTCTTTACGGCCAACTTTTTGTCCCAAAAAATCCGCGGCCAAGGCATCATTTAATGGGAAAGGAGCCACAAGCATGAGCGCGCAAACGAGCGTCCAGCCGATCCGCCGCAGAAGGCCGATCGATTGGAAGGACTTCACATTCGACAGTATCAATTATCTCTTTCTAACGCTGCTGGTTATCGTCACAATCTATCCATTCTATTACATTCTGATCTATTCGATCAGCGATTCGATCGAAGCGCAGAAAGGCGTCTACCTGTGGCCGGCCGGCTTTTCGCTGGAAGCGTACCAAACGACGATCGCGCTGCCGGGCATCCGGGACGCGGCCCTCGTCTCGCTGCTCCGCACCGTGTTCGGCACGCTCATTACGGTGTTTTGCTGCTCGTTCTTCGCGTATTTGATCACGAAGGACGAAATGCCGCTGCGCAAATACATTTACCGATTCGTGCTCGTCACGATGTATTTCAACGCCGGATTCATTCCGTGGTACCTCACGATGAAGGCGTACGGCTTGCAGAACAACTTCCTGCTGTACATTATTCCTTCCGCGCTTTCGGCGTTCAACGTCATCTTGATCAAGACGTTCATCGAGCAGCTGCCGGCGTCGCTCGAGGAATCGGCCAAAATCGACGGGGCGGGCTATTTCAAAATTTTCACGTACGTCATCTTCCCGCTGTCGATGCCGATCATCGCGACGATCGCCGTGTTCGCGGCGGTCGGCCAATGGAACACGTGGTTCGACAACTTTTTCCTGGTGGAAAATCCGAAACTGCAGACGCTGCAGCTCGTGCTTTGGAATTTCTTGAACCAGTCGACGAACTTGTCCAACATGACGACAGAGCAGCTGACGCGAGGCGACATCGTGCGTTCGCTGACGCCGCAGTCGATCCGGATGACGATCACCATGCTCGTCACGCTGCCGATCGTGCTCGTGTACCCGCTCCTGCAGCGGTACTTCGTCAAAGGCATCATGCTGGGCGCGGTGAAAGGGTAAGACGGATTATCCGGCGTTCGCACCGCCGATAATTATAGACTCACTTCAATTAATTTGGGAGGGTACACAAATGAGAAAAAAAGCGGCAAAGACGCTTGCCGTCCCCATGATGGCCGCGGCGCTGATGCTTTCGGCCTGCACGAACAACGGCGCGGGGTCGAACGAAGGCGGGACGAACCCGGAGCCGTCCGCGGCGAATCAAGGCGGGGAGCAGAGCGCGAGCGAAGGAACGAAAGAGGAGCTCGTCACGCTGCGGGTTCTCGTCATGGAAACCGGCACCAAATGGAACAAATATCCCGACAGCGCCGTCGCGAAAGATATCGCGGAGAAGATCGGCGTCAAAATCGAGTATGTCGAAGCGGACGAGAACAAGTTTAACGTGCTGCTCGCCGGCGGCGACCTGCCGGATATCGTCCGAGCGGACGTCAACAAGTTCGAGAAGCAGCTGATCGAAGGCGACTTGATCATCCCGATGGACGATATGCTCGCGGAGCACGGCAAAGACATTACGGCGAACATCGGCACGGTCGTTGAATACAGCAAGAAAAACTGGAGCAACGATACAGGCAAGCTGTACTTCCTGCCGCCGCAGGTGCAGCCGAAGCCGGGCACGGCGATCTCGCCTATTACGATCGGACCGACGATTCGTTGGGATTGGTATAAGGAAATCGGCGCGCCGGAAATCAACACGATGGACGATCTGCTGAACGCCGTCGAACAAATCGTCAAAAATCATCCGAAGACCGAAGACGGCAAGCCCGTATACGGCGTCTCGATGTGGCAGGATTGGGGCCTCTGGCCGTATTTGATCCCGCCGATTACGTTCACGGAGTTGACCGGCGTGACGAGCGATCTGACGGCGACGACGGTTGGCGGAAGCAAATTCATCAGCACGCTGACGGACGAATCGTCGAACTTCTGGACGGCGATGGAATTCTACAACAAAGCGCATCGCCGGGGGCTCCTCGATCCGGACTCCCTCACGATGAAAAACAACGACTACATGGCGAAGGCGACGGCCGGCCAAATCGTCGTCGGTCCGGCGACGTGGGCGATGGGCGATTTCAACGCGCAGCATCCGGAAGGCGACCAAGGGTACATCGTCGTGCCGGCAGGCAAACTGGCTTGGACCGGCGGCGTCAATCCGCTCGGCTGGCAGGACAAAACGTACGCGATTTCGAAGAGCTCGAAGCATCCGGAGAAGGCGATGCAGTTCTTGAACTACATCTATTCCTACGAAGGCGCAAGAACGATGTACAACGGCGTGGAAGGCACTCACTGGACGATGGTGGACGGCAAACCGACGCTCACCGAGGAGACGCTCGCGCTCAAAGCGAAGGGCGGCACCGACTTCGAAGCGTCCGCGCTGTCGCTCGATCGCAACCTGATCGGTCTCGGCAACGCCGTCATTAATGCGAACGACAATCAGCCTGTCGACCTGTTCACGTCGGAAGAGGCGCTCGCGAAGGCGGCGACGCCGCTCGAGAAAGATTTCGCGGCGCACTACGGCGCGGAATACTCCGGTCAAGTGTTCAAGAAGCTGATCGAAGAAGGCAAGCTGAACACGTGGACGACGTGGATGAACGGCATGTCCGACGACGAGATCCTAAAGCGGAACACCGTGCCGGGCGTCACGCTCACGGAAGAACAAAAGAAAACGGAAGCGGCGCTCAAAGAGCTTGCGGCTCGCCAAGCGGCGAAGATCATCCTGTCCAAGGACGAAGCGGAGTTCGAGAAGAACAAGCAGGAAGCGATCGAGGCGTTCAAGAAAGGCGGCGCGGAAGAATTCACGAAATTCTACAACGAGGAAGTCGCCAAGCTTCGCGCGGCGCACGGATTGACCGACTAATCTCCGCCGCAAGGCCGAATCAACGAGCCAAAGCCAATCGACTTTGGCTCGTTTTTTCGTCCTGATCAGGGAAATTCAAGCGAAATAGGGAAAGGGAGGAAGTTCGATTGACGCATGGGAACGTAACGACGGCGAAGGTGCGCGTCGATGGTAGCCGCGTGCTGCACGACGATTTTCTCGGGGTCGGGGTGAACGTCATTCCGGTCGCGTTCATGGCGAACAACGCGGCGCACGGGTACGAAGAAGCGCATTGGGAGATCGACCGCCAACGCATCGCGGCGCTGCGCCCGAAGGTGGCGCGCGTGTGGTTCCAGGTCGACTGGATGGAGCCCGAGAAGGGCGTATACGATTGGGAGCGTCCGCAGATGCAGGCGTTCCGCGCGTATTTGGACGCGTTCCGGGAGGCGGGCACCGAAGTCGAGCTCAATTTCGGCTGGAAGGTCGGGCGGGACATTCAGGAGTGGTTCGCCATCGAGGGGTGCGAAGGCCGGATCAGCGCGCCGCGCGATCTTGCGGCGTTCGCGGCTTCGTGCTCCGCCGCGCTGCGCGAGCTGATCGACCGCCGAGGGTACGACAATATCAAATACGTCGCCTTCTACAACGAGCCGAACGGCCATTGGGATTTCGACGCCCCCGGGGACCCGCGGGAATATTACGCGAATATGCTGCGGACGGTGCACGAGAGGCTCGTCGCGGACGGCTTGCGGGAGCGGGTTCGCATTTGGGGACCTGAAGAGGTCGACATGACGTGGGCGCTGTATATGAAGGATCATGCGGACGAATGGATCGATGAATATACGTTCCATATTTACGGCGGCTCGTACGACGATTTGAGCGGCCAGATCGCGAAGCGGCGGGACTACGTCGCGCCGAAGCCGGTCGGCATGACCGAGTTCGGCTGGCCGCATCCGGAAGAGAGCGGATGGGATGCGGGCTACGCCAACTACGTCATTCAAGCGGCGAACGAGGGGCTGCACTCGGCGCTCATCTGGCAATTGAACGGCGTCCGCTGCGAGGACCCGGACGAAGGCGTGAACACGAACGGCGTCTTCACGCTGTGGGACTCCGTCGCGGACGGCCTTGCGCCGAACCGCAGCTTCTACGTCGCCTCGCTGCTGATGCGCTACATCCCGCCGCACAGCCAGGTGCTCGCGACGAGCGCGTCGTCGCCGGACGTCCGCGCTAGCGCGTTCCGATCGGCGGAGGGCGACGTGACGGTCGTCGTGGAGTGCAAGGACGGCGCCCGCGGCGTCGAGCTCGAGTTCGCGAACGCGCCGGTCGGGAAGACGTTCCATAAGTTCGTCTACACGGACGGGATCGCGCCCGAAGACAACGCGCTGCTGCCCGCTTGCGCGGGCCGGTTCGACGCGGAAGCGGGCGGCTTCGCGGACGAGGCGCCGGCCGGCGCCGGCTACGCGGTCGCGGTGTATACGACGCTGTCGCCGCTGACGCAGGTGGAGGTGACGCCCGCGCGGTCGTCGGCGGTCGCCGGGCGGACAGTGGCCCTCTCCGCGCGCGTCATCGACGGCGAGGGCGGCGTCCGCTGGAGCGTCGTCGGGGAAGGGAACGGCACGATCGACGCGGAGGGACGGTACGCGGCACCCGAGGGCATCGCAGCGCCGAGGCTCGTCGCGGTCAAGGCGGAGAGCGCGTCCGGCTCGGCCGGGTGCGGCGTTGCGCTGATCACGGTGCTGCCGTAACCGCGGGCCGCGGTACTTCCGCGGGGAGCGGCTTATCGGACGGCAAGGGGGAGTTGAAAATCTATACTTATTTGAACGAAGAGCGGATCGAGGAGGAAATCGACGAGGCGGAGCCGTCCGACGAAGGCGAAGCGCTGCTTCATAGGGTCGACGCGGCGATTCGCCGGTTGGACGTGGCCGAAGCGTCGATCAAAAGCGTGGCGAGGGTGCTGGATATGAACGCAGCGTATTTGGGGCGCTTGTTCAAAGCGAAATGCGGCGCATCCTTGAAGGACTATATCGCACGCGAACGGATGGAGACGGCGAAGCGGCTGCTGCGGGAAACCGATTGGAAGGTGTACGAGATCGCCCGGCGCGTCGGATACTTGGAGGTCGATATGTTTTACAAACGGTTCAAGTTGTACACAGGCGTCAGCGCCAATCGATTCCGGGCGGAGGTTAGAGCCCGAGAAGAGGGAATGCGATGCCGCGCCAGCCGTTGACGTCGCATTGGCCATATCGGTTATCGCCCGCGGCCGTGCCGTCCGAGACTAGACCGACTGGATGAGCGCAGCCCGCCGCAACCGCCGCGATTTTGCGCCAGCCGCTTACCTCGCAATAACCATATGTGTTATCCCCCATAGCCATCACCGCGCTTCCGAGGTGAGCCGACCGTCTGACGATAACCGCAAGCTATGGCGGCTTTAGACCGTCGGTTCACCTGTAACGACGTTTCCATCGGTGCGAAGGTATCCATGGACTGCCCCTTGATCTTACCCGTATATATTCGTCGCCGGCAACGAACCTTGTTCGAATAAAAGGATCGCCCTGCAAATCAGCCGGCTTGGAACGGTAGGGGGAGTTTGTACGTCTTACTTGTTAACATACTTAATCGGAAAAGGCGGTTCATAAGACACATGGGAGAACGAAAAGGGGATATGCACATGAACGAAAAGGAAATAATCGGCTTGCTTATTGAATCTGGATTAGGCGCTTTTGAGAATCAGATTCGTCCGCTCATCTTTCCGTCGTTCCAACTACATTTGCAACCGGAGTCAGATGACGCGATTCCCCTCGGCGCAAGTAAAGTCGGAGGGGCTCCAGACCTTCCGGACAACCTCGCATGGCCGAAATGGCGGGGCTACGAACAGTCGTTTATCGCCCAAATCAATCTCGCCGAAATTCCTTTACCGTCGCCGCTGCCTTCAAGAGGGTTGTTATCCTTTTTTTACGCCCTAGGTGCCATGTACGAGGAGGACGAAGACTTTTATACCGACCCCAAAACATGTCGAGTCGTCTTCACAAGCGCTGAAGATTTGGTGCGGCTTCAACGTACATCGGTACCTGTAGAGCTTGCTTCGGAGTCCATCATGAGACCGAACCGGATTTCGTTCGCGCCTCGTTTATGTGTTCCGACTTCGGAATCTGCGTATTTGGAAAGCATCGGATTAAGCTATGGAGCAGAAGGCTACGAGACATACTGGAGCGTCTTCCTTGAGCAGTTTCGCGAGCGGTGGCAACCTGACGAGTACATCCATCGCTTGCTTGGACACCCGGATCAAATACAGGGCGATATGCAAATTCACTGCGAGACGCTCGCTAAGGGACTATCGTGGGAGGACTTAAGAAAAGCTGATGTCAGAAGGCAAGTTATAGAGTCCGCCGTAAAGTGGCGGCTATTGCTGCAGATCGATTCCGAGGAGGATAAGATTGGTAACATGTTCGGCGATGTCGGAAGGCTATACTTTTGGATTCACGAGAATGATCTTAAGTCCGAGCGTTTTGACCGCGTTATTTGCGAAATGCAATGCGGTTGACCACTCGCCCATCTTATGCCGAAACGTCCATTACAAGTCAGGCAATGGTCGGAGAAGGGAGGGCAATGAGATCGAGAATTATTGGAATCACAATACAGCTTTTCACGGAGAGTTAGTGGCCGACGCAAAGCTGCGCGGCGGACGGGTATTGGACATTGGGTGCGGCGATGGATTGCTGCTTCAACGCCTTGCGCCTTATGCCCAAGAAGTCGTGGGAATTGACCCTGACAAGGAAACCATTTTGCGAGCGCAAGCAAGACTTGCTGCGGTTACGAACGTGTCGTTCATCACCGGCGACTTCTTGGAGATGCCAGTTCCGTCTTTACATGAACGGTTTTCTACGGTCATCTGTGTAGCGACGTTACATCATATGGATTTGAGAAGCGCTTTGGACAAAATGGGCCAAGTTCTAGCGCCCGGCGGGCGGCTCTTGATCGTCGGATTAGCGGCTGACAAGTCTATTATCGATCTTGTAATCGCAGGAGTTGTTCTTGTACCGATCCGTCTCATGGATCGACTGCATGGCGGGATGCAAGATCCGGGCGTCCGAATGGCAGAGCCTAAAGAATCGTTAACTGAGATTCGCCAAGCGGCCCATGACATATTGCCGGGAGCGACAATCCGACGGCGCTTCTATTACCGGTATTCCTTAGTGTGGGATAAGCCGAAGAGCGGTAACGAACCGCGCTAGGCGATCACTATTTCGTCATGCTGCTAAAGCAACCGAGCAGCGTAAGGAATGGGGCATGTGCCAAGATGACAATCATAAGGAAAGTGTTAATGACTGTATTTACGGCTTACGTGGTATTTTTGTTGGCGTCTTTTTTGTTCAAGGTGCCAATAAGCAAGTATTTGGTTGAGAGGCAACTATCCTCTTACTTGAACCAGGTGATTGAGCGGGATCCGGATGTCGCCTCAGAATTTTATCTGAGTCACACCGATCTAGCAACGATCGCACAACACGTGAAGGAAGGCGGATTCGAACTCCAATCGTTTAAGAACGTGGAGGGGGAATACGACGATGGGTGCGTATGTACAGGACATGTCGATTTAACTTTCGACAATGGTGGAGAAGCATTAACGGTTCGAGCAGTCTTTACGACCGGATCTCCTAGACAAGTTTGTGCTATTACGCCGTCAGGTCAAGAAGATATACCCGTTTTGACTAAATGGAATAAGTTTGCATGCGGAGGCGATTTTTGACGAGAGGGGAATAGCATATGGGAGATGGGACGATCTACAGTACAGAATATGTGCTCAATGATCCCGATGAGAACTTAGCCGCATATTTCGAAGATGATCGCTTCCGCCCTGGAAAGGTGTTCGAGCTCGGCTGTGGTCCCGTCCGGAATGCCATTTATCTTGCGGCACGCGGCTGCACTGTGGATTATTTTCGATTTTCATCGGAGTCAAACCAATGGGTTATACGTTTTACTTTGGTAAAACCTAAGTAACTATATCGGATCGTCACCTCCTGAATCGGCTCTTTGTCGTACCGAACGATGACTCCGTAATGGATAGGCGTAAGCTTCTTCGAATTCATCTTACCAGCAAAAATCGTTTGCATGTCTGTAGCGGATAGTTGCGGCCGGATCGATGCGGCATTCAAGTCCATAACTTTCGTATTCGGGTCTGTCTCCGCTCCCAAAAATTGCACAAGGCGGCTTGAGTTAAAAGTGATGCCGAGTTGAACGTGATCCGGTATCGCCGCACCATTCACCTTTACGCTTTGCAATTTGATATCCGACTTACTTCTATTTACAACTTGAATACTATACACTTTATTGCCGTTCGGGTCCGTATATATGGTCAAACCGTTACTGATTAATGGATCTGAGCGTAGATACCAGATGATAGTTGCTGTCACGAGAAGGATCATCAAAGCTCCAACCATGAGCAGCAGTCGATAGAAACGAATAGATTTTCTCAAATAAGGCACTCCTTACATATTACCTCGCTTCGTATATACCGTATTTTTCCCCGAACTGTGTTATTCCGCCCCCCGAGGCATGGCCATAATATTCAGTTAGTTATAAAACCATTAAACAACCAATGACCATCTTTACGGATAAAACTCATATAAAATGTGCTATGTGTGTCATCAAAGAAATGAGCAAAGCCTATTTGAAATTTTGTATCCGATTCAAGATAAGTCGAACTCCAATATTCGAGATTGCTTAAATTCACATTTTCAAGAAAATTAACAGAGTTATCGTTGAAGTGTATTGTATCTTCTTCTCGACTAACCGTTACCCCCGGAGCTGAAACCGACTCCAGGTAATCGTAATCCTTGCGCTCCATCGCATATATAATCTTAAAGGAAAGATTCATAGTTTCTCTAAGATCCATCATGAATGTGTCACTCGGTCTTTCATCTAGTTGAGCAAGCGGTTCCCCGGCCTGATCCTCGTTATTTTGATCTACAGTAGAGTTAATTCCCGAACAAGCAACCATGAATAACAATGGGCATATTAACAAAAAAACCTTTGACATAGTCGCCTCCCAGTATTATGTAATATTCTATCATTTCACCATAAATTCATAAATGGTTAGGGTGAAAACGGATGCCGTAGTGATTTTATGGGGAAATGGATTTCTTTAGATTATAAAGGGTTAAGCGAGCAGGAAGTGAAACAGGCATTTGAGTCGTTAGGTTTTCAAGTATCCTGGGTCACAAGACAAGGTATTATCTAAAGTTTTAGCGCATTTGCCGGGGGAAATCCAACACTTCAGCCACTCCAAGGAGTGGTTTTTTTAGTTTGATAAGACTCATTTGAACGACGCCGCGAACTTGTTCAAGTTGCCCAAATATTTTTCAACCCGCCGCGCCGGCGAATCGGTAAACAATTCAATCGTTTCCTAAGATCCTTCAAACTGGAAGCGGTTACGAGACGGTACGATGAGAGCGGGGAGGTGAAGGGGAATCGCAATCCGCAAGATCCGGAAACAACGGTCGAGCCACACCATTTTTCCAAAGAAAAGGGATGATTAAGGAGAAATGAACAGGATCCGTACGAGAAAAGCCACACTGAAAACGGCCGGCGCTCTCGCCTTGGCCGCCTCGCTGGTGCTGTCTTCATGGTCGACGTCGGCGCCGTCGGCGCTGGCCGAGGACAACGCCGGGACGGGCGCGGCCGTCGAAACCGCCGTCGTCCGCATCGATCCGAACGAGGTCGTGCAGTCCGACTTCCTCGGCGTCGGGGTCAACGTCATTCCGACGTCGCTTATGCAGGGGACGACGCGGCACGGTTACACGGAAGCTCATTGGGAAATGGACCGCAAACGGATCGCGACGGTGCAGCCGAAGGTCGCCCGCGTCTGGTTCCAGATCGACTGGATGGAATCGAGCAAAGGCGTGTATACGTGGGACAGTCCGGAGATGCTGGCGTTTTACAAATATTTGGACGCGTTCAAGGAAGCCGGCACGGAAATCGAATTCAACATGGGCTGGAAAATCGGTTCGAAGGCGCATGAATGGTTCAACATTCCCGGCGTCGATCCGTGGACGAGCGCGCCGGCCGATTTGGACGCGTACGCCGCGTCGACGTCGGCGGTGCTCCGCGAGCTGATCGACAATCGCGGATATGACAACATTAAATACTTAACGTTCTACAACGAGCCGAACGGCAGCTGGGACTTCGAAGCGCCGGGCGATCAACAGGCGTACTATGCGGAGATGGTCCGGAAAGCGAGCGAGCGGCTCGCGCAGGACGGCCTTCGCGACCGGATCGAAATTTGGGGTCCGGAAGAAACGGGCGCGCCGGCTTGGACGCGGTATATGAAGGATCACGTCGACGAGCATATGGACGGGTACAGCTTCCACGTGTACGGCGAATCGTACGAAGGGTTGAAAGTGCAGTTCGCGACGCGGATCGATTACGTGAAGCCGAAGCCGGTCCATTTGACCGAATTCGGTTGGGGCGACGACAATGCGAGCAACTGGGACGCGGGCTTCGCGAACTCGGTCATCGCTTCTGCTAATCTCGGCGTCAAGTCGGCGCTCATTTGGCAGCTGAACGGCGTCTGGAGTCCTGATCCGTACGGCGGCACGAACGGCGTCTATACGATGTGGGATTCGCTTGTGCTCGGTATGACGCCGCGCAAGACGTTCTACATCGGCGGGCTGCTGACGCGGTACATTCCGGAGCACAGCGAGGTGCTGAAGGTCGACGTCGGCTCTCCGAACGTGCGGGCCGCCGCGTTCCGGTCGCAGGACGGGAACTATACGATTCTGCTCGAAAGCAAGGCGGGCGCGCCGAAGGACGTCACGTTCGATTTCGGCGGCGTCGAGATCGGCAAGACGTTCCGCAAGCTGACGTACCAGGACGACGTCGAGCGAACCGGCAACGCGATTTTGCCGCCGGTGTCCGGCACCTTCGAAGCGGGAACGTCGTTCCGCGACGCCGGCATCGACGGCGAATATACGGTGGCGATCTATACGACGGCGCCGGCGCAGACGCAGGTCGAAGTGACGCCTCTGACGCCGACGGTTCGCTCGGGGGATAAAATCGAGTTCTCCGCGAACGTCATCGACGGCGGCGGCGGTGTAACGTGGAGCATCGTCGGCGAAAACAACGGGGCGATCAACAAAAACACGGGCGTCTACCATGCGCCGCAGGTGGAGCATGAAACGTACATCGCCGTTCGAGCGACGAGCGAGCAAGATCCGTCGGCATCCGGCGTCGCGCTCGTAAAGGTGCTGCCAAAGTCGCTGCCGAACACGGCCGAAACGCCGACGTTCAGCCTGCAGCCGGGCGTGTACCCGTCCGCCGAGGCGCTCGTCCTGTCGACGACGACGCCGGGCGCGGACATTCGGTACACGACGGACGGCAGTACGCCGACCGAATCGTCGCCGCTGTATACGCGTCCGATCATCCTGAAGGACGGCTCGCTCGCGCTGTATAAAGCGAGAGCGTTCAAGGCGGGACTGAAGCCTTCGGGCAGCGTATCCGCGCTGTACCAAATCGGTCAAGTGAGCAACGGGCCGGACGGCTACGAGTTCTGCATGTACGAAGGCGGCGAATGCTACTTCGAAGGCGAAGCGGTCGTCGCGTTCGGCGCCGACGGGTTGTTCAACTACGCGGTGCATACGGACGGCGTCGCCTGCTCGGCGGACGTGTTCGGCGACCCGAACCCGGGCGTGTCGAAGCGCTGCTTCTTTAGCTACGACATTCCGGACGAA
It includes:
- a CDS encoding ABC transporter permease gives rise to the protein MKRRKTMEITYAAQTEKATKKSKLFRKDGVKLLLMALPFVAFAFAFSYVPLFGWIYAFFDYRPGIPLSKTEFIGLENFAAMLTDPRMGPVLINTLALSLLSIATAPIPMLFAIMVSEVKSEWFKRLVQTTSTLPHYISWIIVYSLAFAMFSTEGAVNSILFKLGLSDTPVNVLGNYDRVWTVQTLLLLWKGVGWSAIIYLAAIVSIDSEQYDAAKVDGAGRLRTIWHITIPSIMPTFIVLLLLSISNLLSAGFEQYLVFTNVIIADRIEVLDLYVYRLGLVTGDYSYSTAVGIFKSVISVILLFTANFLSQKIRGQGII
- a CDS encoding carbohydrate ABC transporter permease; amino-acid sequence: MSAQTSVQPIRRRRPIDWKDFTFDSINYLFLTLLVIVTIYPFYYILIYSISDSIEAQKGVYLWPAGFSLEAYQTTIALPGIRDAALVSLLRTVFGTLITVFCCSFFAYLITKDEMPLRKYIYRFVLVTMYFNAGFIPWYLTMKAYGLQNNFLLYIIPSALSAFNVILIKTFIEQLPASLEESAKIDGAGYFKIFTYVIFPLSMPIIATIAVFAAVGQWNTWFDNFFLVENPKLQTLQLVLWNFLNQSTNLSNMTTEQLTRGDIVRSLTPQSIRMTITMLVTLPIVLVYPLLQRYFVKGIMLGAVKG
- a CDS encoding extracellular solute-binding protein — translated: MRKKAAKTLAVPMMAAALMLSACTNNGAGSNEGGTNPEPSAANQGGEQSASEGTKEELVTLRVLVMETGTKWNKYPDSAVAKDIAEKIGVKIEYVEADENKFNVLLAGGDLPDIVRADVNKFEKQLIEGDLIIPMDDMLAEHGKDITANIGTVVEYSKKNWSNDTGKLYFLPPQVQPKPGTAISPITIGPTIRWDWYKEIGAPEINTMDDLLNAVEQIVKNHPKTEDGKPVYGVSMWQDWGLWPYLIPPITFTELTGVTSDLTATTVGGSKFISTLTDESSNFWTAMEFYNKAHRRGLLDPDSLTMKNNDYMAKATAGQIVVGPATWAMGDFNAQHPEGDQGYIVVPAGKLAWTGGVNPLGWQDKTYAISKSSKHPEKAMQFLNYIYSYEGARTMYNGVEGTHWTMVDGKPTLTEETLALKAKGGTDFEASALSLDRNLIGLGNAVINANDNQPVDLFTSEEALAKAATPLEKDFAAHYGAEYSGQVFKKLIEEGKLNTWTTWMNGMSDDEILKRNTVPGVTLTEEQKKTEAALKELAARQAAKIILSKDEAEFEKNKQEAIEAFKKGGAEEFTKFYNEEVAKLRAAHGLTD
- a CDS encoding helix-turn-helix transcriptional regulator, giving the protein MKIYTYLNEERIEEEIDEAEPSDEGEALLHRVDAAIRRLDVAEASIKSVARVLDMNAAYLGRLFKAKCGASLKDYIARERMETAKRLLRETDWKVYEIARRVGYLEVDMFYKRFKLYTGVSANRFRAEVRAREEGMRCRASR
- a CDS encoding YwqG family protein: MNEKEIIGLLIESGLGAFENQIRPLIFPSFQLHLQPESDDAIPLGASKVGGAPDLPDNLAWPKWRGYEQSFIAQINLAEIPLPSPLPSRGLLSFFYALGAMYEEDEDFYTDPKTCRVVFTSAEDLVRLQRTSVPVELASESIMRPNRISFAPRLCVPTSESAYLESIGLSYGAEGYETYWSVFLEQFRERWQPDEYIHRLLGHPDQIQGDMQIHCETLAKGLSWEDLRKADVRRQVIESAVKWRLLLQIDSEEDKIGNMFGDVGRLYFWIHENDLKSERFDRVICEMQCG
- a CDS encoding class I SAM-dependent methyltransferase gives rise to the protein MILSPSVLTALFAKCNAVDHSPILCRNVHYKSGNGRRREGNEIENYWNHNTAFHGELVADAKLRGGRVLDIGCGDGLLLQRLAPYAQEVVGIDPDKETILRAQARLAAVTNVSFITGDFLEMPVPSLHERFSTVICVATLHHMDLRSALDKMGQVLAPGGRLLIVGLAADKSIIDLVIAGVVLVPIRLMDRLHGGMQDPGVRMAEPKESLTEIRQAAHDILPGATIRRRFYYRYSLVWDKPKSGNEPR